The genome window AATAACAATATAGAATTTCCAGAAGATATAGAGGAAAAATTAAAAGATATTCCTGATATCTCAGTAGGAGTACCAACTAAAGAAAAAATCTATCAATATGCTCCTACTCATATAATAGGATGGGAAAGCGCATTTACTGATAAAAATATTGGTTCTAAAGAAGAATTGAAAAATAATGGAATAAAAATTTTCTCATTTGAATCAGCTTCAACAAATGGAACAATAGAAATATTATTTGATGATTTGAGAAAACTTGGAAAACTTCTTTTAATAGAAAATAAAATAGAGGAAGAAATTAGAAAAATAAGTGAGAACTTAAAAAAATTTGAATATCCAAATAAAGGAGAAAATATATTATTTATAAGTAATGTAGATAAAAATCCAAGTTTAATTGGTGGAAATGGTCTGATACAATCAATAAGTGAAAAAGCAGGATATAGAAATGTATTTGGAGATATTAATAAAAATTATTTTACTGCTGATTGGGAAAATATAATAGAGAAAGATATTGATAATATAATTATATTAGCTATTGATGAAAAGGATTTTAAAAATAAATATAATAAGCTATTGAATAAAGGCTATTTTAATGATAAAAAAGCTTTTAGTAAAAATAATATTTTTTATCTGAACTATATAGAGACTGCTCCAAGTCTTCATATAGCAGAAACAGCAGAAAAAATAGCATTAAAAAAATTGTACAGAGTGGAGAAAAATAAATGAAAAAATTGCTGAATAATTACAAAATATTATGCCTAATATTATTTATATTATTACTGATATGTTCTACTTTAGTAGTAACAATAGGCTCTGTATCTCTTAAAGGAACTGATGTATGGAAAATAATAGTGAATAAGAGTCTAGGAAGAGAAGTTTTTCAGAAAGAATGGAAAAATAGTATAGAGATAATAGTATGGAATTTAAGAGTTCCAAGAATAATAATGGGAATGACAGCAGGTGGAGCTTTGGCATTAGTTGGAATACTTATGCAGTGTCTTACTAAAAATCCTCTGGCAAGTCCATACATATTAGGAATATCAGCTGGGGCAAGTACAGGAGCAGTAATGGCTATTCTGTTTTTAGGAGGAACGTTTTTTTCTGTTCCTATTGGAGCTTTTGTATTTGGAACTTTAACAGCTTTTATAGTGTTTTATTTTGCAGGAGCAGGGGGATTTTCTAGTACAAGATTAGTGTTGATAGGAGTTGCAGTATCCTCTCTTTTTTCTGGAATAACAACACTAATGATAATGATGGCACCTAATGAAAGAGAACTGCAAGGAGCTATATTTTGGATGTCAGGAAGTCTTGGAGGTTCTAATTGGAAATATATACCTTTTGCAGTGACAAGTTTAGGAATATCTTTTCTATTAATATATCCTAAATACAGAGAACTTAATATACTTGTGACAGGAGATGAAAATGCTGTTGCTTTAGGAGTAGACATAAAAAAGATTAGAATATTAATTGTATTGATATCAACATTTTTGACTGGAGTTATAGTATCAAATACAGGAATAATAGGGTTTGTAGGATTAGTAATACCTCATATTACAAGAGGATTGGTAGGAGGAAATCATAAGAGAGTTATACCATGTGCCATACTCATGGGAGGAGTATTTTTGATTTTAACAGATGCAGTTACCAGAGGTCTTTTCGTTTCACAAGAAGTACCAATAGGAGTTATAACTTCTATGTTTGGGGCTCCTTTTTTTCTAAATATGTTGAGAAAGAAAGCATATAGATTTGGAGGAGAATAGTATGATAAAAGTGAAGAAGCTTGAATATTCTATAGATGATGAAAAAATACTTAAAAATATATCTCTCACAGTAAAAGAAAAGAAATTTGTTGGAATAATAGGGGCTAACGGCTGTGGAAAAAGTACACTTTTAAAGAATATATATAGATTTTTGAAATATAAAAGTGGAGAAATAATAGTTGACAGCATTGAGCTAAATGATTATAAATCTAAAATTCTTGCAAAAAAGATGGCTGTACTAGCTCAGAAACAAAATATGAACTTTGACTTTACAGTAGAGGAAATAATAGAAATGGGAAGATATGCTCATCATGACTCATTATTTACTACAGAGAAAAAAGAAATAATAAAAAAAGCTTTACAATCAGTAGAATTAGAAAAAATGAAAGATAGAAGTTTTCTTACCCTTTCAGGTGGGGAGATGCAAAGGGTGTTAATAGCAAGGGCAC of Fusobacterium sp. contains these proteins:
- a CDS encoding ABC transporter substrate-binding protein, translating into MKKVLIFFIIIFRISVSQENIRIISLSHFSTRILIELEQEKKIAAQGWNNNIEFPEDIEEKLKDIPDISVGVPTKEKIYQYAPTHIIGWESAFTDKNIGSKEELKNNGIKIFSFESASTNGTIEILFDDLRKLGKLLLIENKIEEEIRKISENLKKFEYPNKGENILFISNVDKNPSLIGGNGLIQSISEKAGYRNVFGDINKNYFTADWENIIEKDIDNIIILAIDEKDFKNKYNKLLNKGYFNDKKAFSKNNIFYLNYIETAPSLHIAETAEKIALKKLYRVEKNK
- a CDS encoding iron ABC transporter permease, with translation MKKLLNNYKILCLILFILLLICSTLVVTIGSVSLKGTDVWKIIVNKSLGREVFQKEWKNSIEIIVWNLRVPRIIMGMTAGGALALVGILMQCLTKNPLASPYILGISAGASTGAVMAILFLGGTFFSVPIGAFVFGTLTAFIVFYFAGAGGFSSTRLVLIGVAVSSLFSGITTLMIMMAPNERELQGAIFWMSGSLGGSNWKYIPFAVTSLGISFLLIYPKYRELNILVTGDENAVALGVDIKKIRILIVLISTFLTGVIVSNTGIIGFVGLVIPHITRGLVGGNHKRVIPCAILMGGVFLILTDAVTRGLFVSQEVPIGVITSMFGAPFFLNMLRKKAYRFGGE
- a CDS encoding ABC transporter ATP-binding protein, whose protein sequence is MIKVKKLEYSIDDEKILKNISLTVKEKKFVGIIGANGCGKSTLLKNIYRFLKYKSGEIIVDSIELNDYKSKILAKKMAVLAQKQNMNFDFTVEEIIEMGRYAHHDSLFTTEKKEIIKKALQSVELEKMKDRSFLTLSGGEMQRVLIARALAQDSDILVLDEPTNHLDIKYQIQIMELVKKTEKTILAVIHDMNIASSYCDYIYGMKKGKIEIEGKPEDIFTKENIKKVFDIECEIAKHPKTGRPLIIF